Proteins from a genomic interval of Stenotrophomonas maltophilia R551-3:
- a CDS encoding phasin family protein has translation MAAAFSDRFSDATRQLAAAATRANRLALENAESMFGVQLKVMERNLTATGGWLGELARGEDAAGTLSKGAQLWQDNLQRLGQAQQDVVGLGLQASKAWSELVQGYNQSTADASNH, from the coding sequence ATGGCCGCCGCCTTCAGCGATCGCTTCAGTGATGCCACCCGCCAGCTCGCCGCCGCGGCAACACGTGCGAACCGGTTGGCGTTGGAGAACGCGGAAAGCATGTTCGGCGTGCAGCTGAAGGTGATGGAGCGCAACCTGACCGCGACCGGCGGCTGGCTGGGTGAACTGGCCCGCGGCGAGGATGCGGCCGGGACGCTCTCCAAGGGTGCGCAGCTGTGGCAGGACAACCTGCAGCGGCTGGGCCAGGCCCAGCAGGACGTGGTCGGGCTTGGCCTGCAGGCCAGCAAGGCCTGGTCCGAACTGGTGCAGGGCTACAACCAATCAACGGCGGACGCGAGCAACCACTGA
- a CDS encoding fumarylacetoacetate hydrolase family protein: MKLGSLKEGGRDGTLIVVSRDLRHGVRATGIAATLQQALEDWSHIAPRLNALYESLNAGDADGVFDLDPQALAAPMPRAYEFVDGSAYLPHVERVRRARGAEVPESFYTDPLMYQATSAGFHGPRDAVKVVSEDYGIDLEAEIVVITDDVPMAATPEQAAGHIQLVGLVNDVSLRNLIPGELAKGFGFLQSKPRSALSPVFVTPDELGAAWQDSKVHLPLLTHINGQWFGAPEAGVDMQFNFAQLVAHAAKTRPLSAGTIVGSGTIANEDTSKGASCFAEQRVVETLRDGKPSTPFMSFGDVVRIEMLDAAGNSIFGAIEQRIEQAAKP, from the coding sequence ATGAAGCTTGGTTCTTTGAAGGAAGGCGGCCGCGACGGCACCCTGATCGTCGTCTCGCGTGACCTGCGCCACGGCGTGCGCGCCACCGGCATTGCCGCCACCCTGCAGCAGGCCCTGGAGGACTGGAGCCACATCGCGCCTCGCCTGAACGCGCTGTACGAATCGCTCAACGCCGGCGACGCCGATGGCGTGTTCGACCTGGACCCGCAGGCGCTGGCCGCGCCGATGCCGCGTGCCTATGAATTCGTCGATGGCAGCGCCTACCTGCCGCATGTCGAGCGCGTGCGCCGCGCCCGTGGCGCCGAGGTGCCGGAGAGCTTCTACACCGACCCACTGATGTACCAGGCCACCAGCGCCGGTTTCCATGGCCCGCGCGACGCGGTCAAGGTGGTCAGCGAGGACTACGGCATCGACCTGGAAGCCGAGATCGTGGTGATCACCGACGACGTGCCGATGGCGGCTACCCCGGAACAGGCTGCGGGCCATATCCAGCTGGTCGGCCTGGTCAACGATGTCTCGCTGCGTAACCTGATTCCGGGCGAGCTGGCCAAGGGCTTCGGCTTCCTGCAGTCCAAGCCGCGTTCGGCGCTGTCGCCGGTGTTCGTCACCCCCGATGAGCTGGGCGCCGCCTGGCAGGACAGCAAGGTGCACCTGCCGCTGCTGACCCACATCAACGGCCAGTGGTTCGGTGCGCCGGAAGCGGGCGTGGACATGCAGTTCAACTTCGCCCAGCTGGTCGCGCACGCGGCCAAGACCCGTCCGCTCAGCGCCGGCACCATCGTTGGCTCGGGCACCATCGCCAACGAAGACACCAGCAAGGGTGCCTCCTGTTTCGCCGAGCAGCGCGTGGTCGAAACCCTGCGCGACGGCAAGCCGAGTACGCCGTTCATGTCGTTCGGGGACGTGGTCCGCATCGAGATGCTCGATGCCGCCGGAAACAGCATCTTCGGTGCGATCGAGCAGCGCATCGAACAGGCGGCCAAGCCCTGA
- a CDS encoding DEAD/DEAH box helicase produces the protein MSFESLGLAPFLLRALAEQGYETPTPIQQQAIPLVLAGRDLLAGAQTGTGKTAAFGLPLLQHLGTASQEVRTGPRKPRALILAPTRELATQVHDSLRGYSKYLRIPSACIYGGVGMGNQLDILRRGVDLLVACPGRLIDHLERRSIDLSGIELLVLDEADRMLDMGFLPSIKRILAKLPKQNRQTLLFSATFEDNIRQLALEFMRNPEQIQVTPKNTVAETITHRVHPVDGGRKRDLLLHLLAQDSREQTLVFARTKHGSDKLAAFLEKSGIKTAAIHGNKSQGQRLRALGDFKAGRVTVLVATDIAARGIDINELPKVINFDLPMVAEDYVHRIGRTGRNGATGQAISLVAQDEVKLLRAITRLLGRDMDIRDVPGFELQVPIRWGNSAPGKAEHETGERAPRKNHARRPHGDAPRHAHAGPKKAGGGRREGGGNGQQRAGAGAGQGQRRGGAGNGGGRGRGQGGGGRAS, from the coding sequence ATGTCTTTTGAATCCCTGGGCCTTGCGCCCTTCCTGCTGCGTGCGCTCGCCGAGCAGGGCTATGAAACCCCGACCCCGATCCAGCAGCAGGCGATCCCGCTGGTGCTGGCCGGCCGCGACCTGCTGGCCGGCGCGCAGACCGGTACCGGCAAGACCGCTGCCTTTGGCCTGCCGCTGCTGCAGCACTTGGGCACCGCCTCGCAGGAAGTGCGTACCGGCCCGCGCAAGCCGCGTGCCCTGATCCTGGCCCCGACCCGCGAGCTGGCCACCCAGGTGCATGACAGCCTGCGCGGTTACAGCAAGTACCTGCGCATCCCCAGCGCCTGCATCTACGGCGGCGTCGGCATGGGCAACCAGCTCGACATCCTGCGCCGTGGCGTGGACCTGCTGGTGGCCTGCCCGGGCCGCCTGATCGACCACCTGGAGCGTCGCAGCATCGACCTGTCCGGCATTGAACTGCTGGTACTGGACGAAGCCGACCGCATGCTGGACATGGGCTTCCTGCCCTCGATCAAGCGCATCCTGGCCAAGCTGCCCAAGCAGAACCGCCAGACCCTGCTGTTCTCGGCCACCTTCGAGGACAACATCCGCCAGCTGGCGCTGGAATTCATGCGCAACCCGGAGCAGATCCAGGTCACGCCGAAGAACACCGTCGCTGAAACCATCACCCATCGCGTGCACCCGGTCGATGGCGGCCGCAAGCGCGACCTGCTGCTGCACCTGCTGGCGCAGGACAGCCGCGAGCAGACTCTGGTGTTTGCCCGCACCAAGCACGGCAGCGACAAGCTGGCCGCGTTCCTGGAAAAGTCCGGCATCAAGACCGCGGCGATCCACGGCAACAAGAGCCAGGGCCAGCGCCTGCGTGCACTGGGCGATTTCAAGGCCGGCCGGGTGACCGTGCTGGTGGCTACCGATATCGCTGCGCGCGGTATCGACATCAACGAGCTGCCGAAGGTGATCAACTTCGACCTGCCGATGGTGGCCGAAGACTACGTGCACCGCATCGGCCGTACCGGCCGCAACGGCGCCACCGGCCAGGCAATCTCGCTGGTCGCGCAGGATGAAGTGAAGCTGCTGCGTGCGATCACCCGCCTGCTCGGCCGCGACATGGACATCCGCGATGTGCCGGGCTTCGAGCTGCAGGTGCCGATCCGCTGGGGCAACAGTGCACCGGGCAAGGCCGAGCACGAAACCGGTGAGCGCGCACCGCGCAAGAACCACGCGCGCCGTCCGCACGGCGATGCACCGCGTCACGCGCATGCCGGCCCGAAGAAGGCTGGCGGTGGTCGTCGTGAGGGCGGTGGCAATGGCCAGCAGCGTGCCGGTGCAGGCGCCGGTCAGGGCCAGCGTCGTGGCGGTGCTGGCAATGGTGGTGGCCGTGGCCGCGGCCAGGGTGGCGGCGGTCGCGCCAGCTGA
- a CDS encoding TonB-dependent receptor plug domain-containing protein: MPKHTLLVAALAVALAAPLSAAAETSADASGEASTLAAVRVTGSNIKRADTEASNPVQVIGRQQLEQTGKATVADVLRSISANTGNASNETTNNGWASGSAGIGLRGLSQKNTLVLLNGRRLANYGFPAGGLSDTFVDLNALPLVAVERIEVLKDGASAVYGSDAVAGVVNIITRQNFEGAEIGGSFGGADQGGLHEQNLKFVGGLGDLDTDGYNILFSLQGYNRERLDQDERNLTKSGIYTDKPGGRWNGWSAKGARYLVNGVSVPMLDASGNCPAGTTRVASAPIDGLAGDTCGFNQAPFTTLIPSTKRYQAYANGTFRLNDNVEAFGEVLYSQIKSTAWFGSSPFFTLESGRFALNADSGLAEPVTSLLPASNPYNPYGRAIPIEYTFFDLGGTLKTNRSTAYRGVFGLRGTTAKWDWEVAAFGARSSERESVSGGFANRWALADALATGSYNLLNPAATPQSVRDSINIATLRPAESKLQGIDAKISGSLGHTWAGEIGFAAGAEWRREKLDSNNPWQIDAGLQVRPAIAEVHGKRQVSAAYAEVNVPLASTLELSAAARADHYDDFGDAFSPKIGLRWQPLDFLLVRASASKGFRAPSLSENSNSTSIAYGSVVDPRDPDVPGSRQNPTFFTVGNNELKPERTKSLNFGVVLSPWANTNLSVDYYRIQLDNLVGTNNTQTLVNDNVAGAVQRDERGKLQAVYNRYQNLSELKTSGIDVELRQRIPTAAFGDFTVSSAYTHVRDYRRPTVVGGPLVDYAGSNLGATLPKDKATTTLDWKYGDFNAAVTWYYTSSYRQEASTAAKAVQQQVGSYSQYDLYLAYTGIDKLTVYAKVQNLADKTPPYDASFPGIRAPYDFSQYDLRGRYFTLGFDYRF; encoded by the coding sequence ATGCCCAAGCACACCCTGCTCGTGGCGGCCCTGGCCGTCGCTCTGGCCGCGCCTTTGTCCGCCGCCGCCGAAACCTCCGCCGACGCCAGTGGCGAAGCCAGCACCCTGGCTGCCGTCCGCGTTACCGGTTCCAACATCAAACGTGCCGATACCGAGGCCTCCAACCCGGTGCAGGTGATTGGTCGCCAACAGCTGGAACAGACCGGCAAGGCCACCGTGGCCGACGTGCTGCGTTCGATCTCGGCCAACACCGGCAACGCCAGCAACGAAACCACCAACAACGGCTGGGCCTCCGGCTCGGCCGGCATCGGCCTGCGCGGCCTGTCGCAGAAGAACACGCTGGTGCTGCTCAACGGCCGCCGCCTGGCCAACTATGGCTTCCCTGCCGGTGGCCTGTCCGACACCTTCGTCGATCTCAACGCATTGCCGCTGGTCGCGGTCGAGCGCATCGAAGTACTCAAGGACGGCGCCTCGGCCGTGTACGGCTCCGATGCGGTGGCCGGCGTGGTCAACATCATCACCCGGCAGAACTTCGAAGGCGCCGAGATCGGCGGCAGCTTCGGCGGCGCCGACCAGGGCGGCCTGCACGAGCAGAACCTGAAGTTCGTCGGCGGCCTCGGTGATCTCGACACCGATGGCTACAACATCCTCTTCAGCCTGCAGGGGTACAACCGCGAGCGCCTGGACCAGGACGAACGCAACCTGACCAAGAGCGGCATCTACACCGACAAGCCCGGTGGCCGCTGGAACGGCTGGTCGGCCAAGGGCGCGCGCTATCTGGTCAACGGTGTGTCGGTGCCGATGCTCGATGCCAGCGGCAACTGCCCGGCCGGTACTACCCGCGTCGCCAGCGCACCGATCGATGGCCTGGCCGGTGATACCTGCGGCTTCAACCAGGCGCCGTTCACCACGCTGATTCCCTCGACCAAGCGCTACCAGGCCTATGCCAACGGTACCTTCCGCCTGAACGACAACGTCGAAGCCTTCGGCGAAGTGCTGTACAGCCAGATCAAGAGCACCGCGTGGTTCGGCAGCAGCCCGTTCTTCACCCTGGAGAGCGGCCGCTTCGCACTGAACGCGGACAGTGGCCTGGCCGAACCCGTGACGTCGCTGCTGCCGGCCAGCAACCCTTACAACCCGTACGGCCGTGCGATCCCGATCGAATACACCTTCTTCGACCTGGGCGGCACCCTCAAGACCAACCGCTCCACGGCCTACCGCGGCGTGTTCGGCCTGCGTGGCACCACCGCGAAGTGGGACTGGGAAGTCGCAGCGTTCGGCGCGCGCAGCAGCGAGCGCGAGAGCGTCTCCGGTGGCTTCGCCAACCGCTGGGCGCTGGCCGATGCGCTGGCCACCGGAAGTTACAACCTGCTGAACCCGGCCGCCACGCCGCAGTCGGTGCGTGACTCGATCAACATCGCCACGCTGCGCCCGGCCGAGTCCAAGCTGCAGGGCATCGACGCGAAGATCTCCGGCAGCCTGGGCCATACCTGGGCCGGTGAGATCGGCTTCGCGGCCGGTGCCGAGTGGCGCCGCGAGAAGCTCGATTCCAACAACCCGTGGCAGATCGATGCCGGCCTGCAGGTGCGCCCGGCCATTGCCGAAGTGCACGGCAAGCGCCAGGTCAGTGCGGCCTACGCCGAAGTGAACGTACCGCTGGCCTCGACATTGGAGCTGTCCGCCGCCGCGCGCGCCGATCACTACGATGATTTCGGCGACGCGTTCTCGCCGAAGATCGGCCTGCGTTGGCAGCCGTTGGATTTCCTGCTGGTGCGTGCCTCGGCGTCGAAGGGCTTCCGTGCGCCGTCGCTGTCGGAGAACTCCAACAGCACCAGCATCGCCTACGGCAGCGTGGTCGATCCGCGTGATCCGGACGTGCCGGGCTCGCGGCAGAACCCGACCTTCTTCACCGTTGGCAACAACGAATTGAAGCCGGAGCGGACCAAGAGCCTGAACTTCGGCGTGGTGCTGTCGCCGTGGGCCAACACCAACCTGAGCGTGGACTACTACCGCATCCAGCTGGACAACCTGGTCGGTACCAACAACACCCAGACCCTGGTCAACGACAATGTCGCCGGTGCGGTGCAGCGCGATGAGCGCGGCAAGCTGCAGGCGGTCTACAACCGCTACCAGAACCTGAGCGAGCTGAAGACCTCGGGCATCGATGTCGAGCTGCGCCAGCGCATCCCGACCGCTGCGTTCGGTGACTTCACCGTGTCTTCGGCCTATACCCACGTGCGCGATTACCGTCGCCCGACCGTGGTCGGTGGCCCGCTGGTGGACTATGCCGGCAGCAATCTGGGCGCGACCCTGCCCAAGGACAAGGCGACCACCACGCTGGACTGGAAGTACGGTGATTTCAATGCAGCGGTGACCTGGTACTACACCAGCAGCTATCGCCAGGAAGCCAGCACCGCTGCCAAGGCCGTGCAGCAGCAGGTCGGCAGCTACAGCCAGTACGACCTGTACCTGGCCTACACCGGCATCGACAAGCTGACCGTGTACGCCAAGGTGCAGAACCTGGCCGACAAGACGCCACCGTACGACGCCTCGTTCCCGGGCATCCGCGCGCCGTACGACTTCAGCCAGTACGACCTGCGTGGCCGCTACTTCACGCTGGGCTTCGATTACCGCTTCTGA
- a CDS encoding IS110-like element ISStma8 family transposase, which produces MNGIGIDVSKRQLDIGTTDGETLQVSNNRSGFSELDVWLKKRPTSQIVLEATGGYEQPVLDLLHKVGHPVARANALRARKLAQGLGQIAKTDRLDAYALAQMAALVKLPPYQPLQPWQQKMREFVRARRQAMDALTIARQQQEMVLDRELRRLLQGNITRLQTMVERLGKQIAEQVGQQPQLKTLKSMKGVGPALQAVLASYLPELGRITGKRIASLVGVAPMSHDSGTMRGKRSIHGGRAEIRQVLYMAAMSAMRHEPRLRDFYQSLRARGKEGKVAIVAVMRKMLVILNARVRDAESGLVPA; this is translated from the coding sequence ATGAACGGGATCGGGATTGATGTCAGTAAGCGCCAGCTGGATATCGGTACGACGGACGGAGAAACCCTGCAGGTCAGCAACAACCGCTCCGGGTTTTCTGAATTGGATGTTTGGCTGAAGAAGCGTCCGACCAGCCAGATCGTGCTTGAAGCCACAGGTGGCTATGAGCAGCCGGTGCTGGATTTACTGCACAAGGTCGGTCATCCGGTGGCCCGTGCCAATGCCTTGCGCGCCCGGAAACTGGCTCAGGGGTTGGGTCAGATTGCCAAAACCGACCGTTTGGATGCCTACGCGTTGGCGCAGATGGCCGCCCTGGTGAAGCTACCTCCCTATCAGCCGCTGCAGCCTTGGCAGCAGAAGATGCGGGAGTTCGTTCGGGCACGTCGGCAGGCGATGGACGCCTTGACCATCGCGCGGCAGCAGCAGGAAATGGTGCTTGATCGTGAACTGCGCCGACTACTGCAGGGCAACATCACCCGCCTACAAACGATGGTTGAGCGTCTGGGCAAGCAGATCGCCGAGCAGGTTGGTCAGCAACCTCAACTGAAGACGCTGAAGTCAATGAAGGGCGTAGGGCCTGCGCTGCAGGCAGTTCTAGCCAGCTATCTGCCAGAGCTTGGCAGGATCACTGGCAAGCGCATCGCCAGCCTGGTCGGGGTAGCTCCGATGTCCCACGACAGCGGCACGATGAGAGGAAAACGAAGCATCCACGGTGGAAGAGCCGAAATCCGGCAAGTGCTCTACATGGCGGCAATGTCGGCCATGCGGCATGAACCTCGGTTACGCGACTTTTACCAGTCGCTACGAGCCCGCGGCAAGGAAGGCAAGGTGGCCATCGTGGCAGTGATGCGGAAGATGCTGGTCATCCTCAACGCCCGTGTCCGCGACGCTGAAAGCGGACTAGTCCCTGCCTGA
- the maiA gene encoding maleylacetoacetate isomerase, whose product MEIPVDDGIALYTYWRSSAAYRVRIGLELKGLAWEARPVHLVREGGEQHLDAYRALNPQQLVPTLLHEGQALTQSLAILEYLDERFPQVPLLPADAAGRARVRALAQLVACDIHPINNLRVMQYLERSLQVPADARTQWTLHWIAEGFTAMEAMLANSSATGTFCHGDRPGLADICLLPQLYNAHRFGLDLTPYPTLRRIEAACQALDAFDRARPENQLDAA is encoded by the coding sequence ATGGAGATCCCGGTCGACGACGGCATCGCGCTGTATACCTACTGGCGATCCAGCGCCGCCTACCGCGTGCGCATCGGCCTGGAGCTGAAGGGCCTGGCCTGGGAGGCCCGGCCGGTGCACCTGGTGCGCGAAGGCGGCGAGCAGCATCTCGACGCCTATCGCGCGCTCAATCCGCAGCAGCTGGTGCCGACTCTGCTGCATGAAGGGCAGGCGCTGACCCAGTCGCTGGCGATCCTGGAGTACCTGGATGAGCGCTTCCCGCAGGTGCCGCTGCTGCCGGCCGATGCTGCCGGTCGTGCGCGGGTGCGAGCATTGGCCCAGCTGGTGGCCTGCGACATCCACCCGATCAACAACCTGCGGGTGATGCAGTACCTGGAGCGCAGCCTGCAGGTGCCGGCCGATGCCCGCACGCAGTGGACCCTGCACTGGATCGCCGAGGGTTTCACTGCGATGGAAGCGATGCTGGCCAACAGCAGCGCGACGGGCACCTTCTGCCACGGTGACCGTCCCGGCCTGGCCGACATCTGCCTGCTGCCGCAGCTGTACAACGCGCACCGCTTCGGCCTGGACCTCACGCCGTACCCGACCTTGCGCCGCATCGAAGCGGCATGCCAGGCACTGGACGCCTTCGACCGCGCACGCCCGGAAAATCAGCTCGACGCCGCCTGA
- the queD gene encoding 6-carboxytetrahydropterin synthase QueD: MEIFKVFMLEAAHRLPNVPPGHKCARLHGHSFRVELKVEGEPGAQTGWIMDFGDVKAAFQPIYDRLDHHYLNDIPGLENPTSENLAVWIWNELKPSLPALSEITVHETCTSGCRYRGPAI, from the coding sequence ATGGAAATCTTCAAAGTCTTCATGCTCGAGGCGGCGCACCGCCTCCCCAACGTGCCGCCGGGGCACAAGTGCGCGCGCCTGCACGGCCACTCCTTCCGGGTGGAACTGAAGGTCGAGGGCGAGCCCGGCGCGCAGACCGGCTGGATCATGGATTTCGGCGACGTGAAGGCGGCCTTCCAGCCGATCTACGACCGCCTGGACCATCACTACCTCAATGACATCCCCGGCCTGGAGAACCCGACCAGCGAGAACCTGGCGGTGTGGATCTGGAACGAGCTCAAGCCCAGCCTGCCTGCACTGAGCGAGATCACCGTGCACGAAACCTGCACCTCCGGCTGTCGCTATCGCGGCCCGGCCATCTGA
- a CDS encoding M14 family zinc carboxypeptidase, with the protein MSLHRRAVLPLLIAAAALFLPHPVQAQSAYFFPQIADPAAFDTAVPTPEQFLGYPIGSRYTRHDQLVAYFQELAKRSDRISVREIGRSYEGRPLLIATVTAAGNHARLEQIRQQHATLADPAQPRSAAGDSPVVVWLGYSVHGNETSSAEAAMLTAYYLVASRSAETQQWLQQAVVLFDPAQNPDGRDRAANWHNAWASDPASADPADKEHVEPFPQGRTNHYFTDLNRDWLALTQQDSRPKVEVFHQWYPNVQIDFHEMGKDSTYYFEPSPKSMHSPLIPPASYEFNKTLAKYHAQALDALGSLYYTGENFDNFSPVYGSTYPDFHGAVGVTVEQASSRGRVQESVNGLLTFPFTIRNQVATGLGTVRGAVSERSGLFDLQKQFFQSALKQAAQQPVKSFVFGDAHDPALTRRLLELLLLHRIEVRALDRAVSVDGQHFEAGSAYVVPVQQAQFRLVHSIFAETPPIKGDVFYGSTSYAIAPAYGVAFAGSRSRIEGGARVTAVPAAQGAVLGGQAGFAYAIDWRDYNAGRALAALQDKGLSARAAFQPFTTATAQGEVNFAAGSLVIPVAGQPLQGAALLEAVTAAARDAGVQVHSLASGRSREGIDLGSDGVKALRKPAVALVMGEGVAATEIGSAWFLLDQQLHLPASKLDPQQLGKVPLDRYTTIVLSGGTYTGVDATAVAALKRWVQAGGSLVTYGSASKWAIEQKLADGEKPGKDEDAADESRRAFGDQRDIAAIERVSGNILSADVDTSHPLAFGVPRRQLAINKENTVTLQPSANPFSTVVRIDATPRVNGYLSERNRARVAGSAWLLVSAQGQGNVVLFADDPAHRKYWHGTDRLLINAIFFGNLVNPAKARG; encoded by the coding sequence GTGTCCTTGCATCGCCGTGCCGTTCTTCCGTTGCTGATCGCCGCCGCCGCACTGTTCCTGCCGCATCCGGTGCAGGCACAGAGCGCTTACTTCTTTCCGCAGATTGCCGACCCAGCGGCGTTCGATACGGCCGTGCCCACGCCGGAGCAGTTCCTCGGCTATCCGATCGGCAGCCGCTACACCCGACACGACCAGCTGGTGGCGTACTTCCAGGAACTGGCGAAACGCTCGGACAGGATCAGCGTGCGCGAGATTGGCCGCAGCTATGAGGGCCGCCCGCTGCTGATCGCCACCGTCACCGCTGCAGGCAATCATGCGCGGCTGGAACAGATCCGCCAGCAGCACGCGACCCTGGCCGATCCGGCGCAGCCGCGCAGTGCGGCCGGTGACAGCCCGGTGGTGGTGTGGTTGGGCTACAGCGTGCATGGCAACGAAACCTCCAGTGCCGAAGCGGCGATGTTGACCGCCTACTACCTGGTGGCCAGTCGTAGTGCCGAAACCCAGCAGTGGCTGCAGCAGGCGGTGGTGCTGTTCGACCCGGCGCAGAACCCGGATGGCCGTGATCGTGCGGCCAACTGGCACAACGCGTGGGCCTCCGATCCAGCCTCGGCCGACCCGGCCGACAAGGAGCACGTCGAGCCGTTCCCGCAGGGCCGCACCAACCACTACTTCACCGACCTCAACCGCGACTGGCTGGCCCTGACCCAGCAGGATTCGCGGCCGAAGGTGGAGGTGTTCCACCAGTGGTACCCGAACGTGCAGATCGACTTCCACGAGATGGGCAAGGACAGTACCTATTACTTCGAGCCCTCGCCGAAGAGCATGCATAGTCCGTTGATTCCGCCGGCGTCGTACGAGTTCAACAAGACCCTGGCCAAGTACCACGCGCAAGCCTTGGATGCATTGGGGTCGCTGTACTACACCGGCGAGAATTTCGACAACTTCTCGCCGGTCTACGGCTCCACCTATCCGGACTTCCATGGTGCAGTGGGCGTCACCGTTGAACAGGCCAGCTCACGCGGCCGCGTGCAGGAATCAGTGAACGGCCTGTTGACCTTCCCGTTCACCATCCGCAATCAGGTCGCTACCGGCCTGGGTACCGTGCGCGGCGCAGTGAGCGAGCGCAGCGGGCTGTTCGACCTGCAGAAACAGTTCTTCCAGAGCGCGCTGAAGCAGGCCGCGCAGCAGCCGGTGAAGAGCTTCGTGTTCGGCGATGCGCATGACCCGGCATTGACCCGGCGCCTGCTGGAACTGTTGCTGCTGCATCGCATCGAGGTGCGCGCGCTGGATCGTGCAGTCAGTGTCGATGGGCAGCACTTCGAAGCGGGCAGCGCCTACGTGGTGCCGGTGCAGCAGGCGCAGTTCCGCCTGGTGCATTCGATCTTCGCCGAGACGCCGCCGATCAAGGGCGATGTGTTCTACGGCAGCACCAGCTATGCGATCGCACCGGCGTATGGCGTGGCATTCGCGGGGAGCCGCAGCCGTATCGAAGGCGGCGCACGCGTGACTGCGGTGCCGGCAGCGCAGGGCGCGGTGCTGGGTGGCCAGGCCGGCTTCGCCTATGCCATCGACTGGCGCGACTACAACGCCGGGCGCGCGTTGGCCGCGCTGCAGGACAAGGGATTGAGCGCGCGTGCGGCGTTCCAGCCGTTCACCACTGCGACTGCACAGGGCGAGGTCAACTTCGCTGCCGGCAGCCTGGTGATTCCGGTCGCCGGTCAACCGTTGCAGGGTGCGGCGTTGCTTGAGGCGGTGACCGCCGCAGCACGCGACGCTGGCGTGCAGGTGCACTCGCTGGCGAGCGGCCGCAGCCGCGAGGGCATCGACCTTGGCAGTGACGGTGTCAAGGCGCTGCGCAAGCCCGCCGTCGCGCTGGTGATGGGCGAGGGCGTGGCCGCCACCGAAATCGGTTCGGCTTGGTTCCTGCTCGATCAGCAGCTGCACCTGCCGGCCAGCAAGCTGGACCCGCAGCAGCTGGGCAAGGTGCCGCTGGACCGCTACACCACCATCGTGCTGTCGGGCGGCACTTACACCGGCGTCGATGCCACGGCAGTGGCCGCACTGAAGCGCTGGGTGCAGGCCGGTGGTTCGCTGGTGACCTACGGTAGTGCCTCGAAGTGGGCGATCGAACAGAAGTTGGCCGACGGCGAGAAACCTGGCAAGGACGAAGACGCTGCTGACGAGAGCCGCCGCGCGTTCGGCGACCAGCGTGACATTGCTGCGATCGAGCGCGTCAGCGGCAACATCCTCAGCGCTGATGTGGATACCAGCCATCCGCTGGCCTTCGGCGTGCCGCGCCGGCAGCTGGCGATCAACAAGGAAAACACGGTGACGCTGCAGCCGAGCGCGAACCCGTTCTCCACGGTGGTGCGCATCGATGCCACGCCGCGGGTGAACGGCTATCTGTCCGAGCGCAACCGCGCGCGGGTGGCCGGCAGTGCGTGGCTGCTGGTTTCGGCGCAGGGGCAGGGCAACGTGGTGTTGTTTGCGGATGATCCGGCGCACCGCAAGTACTGGCACGGGACGGACCGGCTGCTGATCAACGCGATCTTCTTCGGGAATCTGGTGAATCCGGCTAAGGCGCGGGGTTGA